One Thermoanaerobacter pseudethanolicus ATCC 33223 DNA window includes the following coding sequences:
- the dnaA gene encoding chromosomal replication initiator protein DnaA, protein MYGDHRQIWERIVEVIKSELTPTSYNTWLVHIKPLAIIDDVLFLSTPNTFTKNIINGRYINIIYDAASKATNKLYEIKILSEDEEEYREIKESIEKENLTESTTLSTLNPKYTFDTFVVGNSNKLAHAACLAVAQAPAKAYNPLFIYGGVGLGKTHLMHAIGHFINKHQSGYKIMYVTSETFTNELVNSIKDDKNEEFRNKYRNIDVLLIDDIQFIAKKERTQEEFFHTFNTLYEANKQIVISSDRPPKEIPTLEERLRSRFEWGLIADIQPPDYETRIAILKKKAQTENLNIPDEVLAYVAEKIQSNIRELEGALIRIVAFSNLTKANIDLELAKHALKEIVSNKTREITVKLIQEEVCKYYNIKLEDFRSRKRTKNIAYPRQIAMYLARELTDLSLPKIGEEFGKDHTTVIHAYEKISNEIKQDELLSRQIEELKKRIKGY, encoded by the coding sequence ATGTATGGAGATCATCGTCAAATATGGGAGAGGATAGTGGAGGTCATAAAAAGCGAGCTTACCCCCACCAGCTACAACACCTGGCTAGTTCACATAAAACCCTTAGCAATTATTGATGATGTGTTATTTTTAAGCACTCCTAATACTTTTACAAAAAATATAATAAATGGAAGATATATAAATATTATCTACGACGCTGCTTCAAAAGCTACAAATAAATTATACGAGATAAAAATATTATCAGAAGACGAAGAAGAATATAGAGAAATCAAAGAATCTATTGAAAAAGAAAACCTAACTGAATCCACTACTCTTTCCACTCTAAATCCAAAATATACTTTTGATACTTTTGTAGTTGGAAACAGCAATAAACTTGCTCACGCTGCATGTCTTGCAGTAGCTCAGGCTCCAGCAAAAGCCTATAATCCTTTATTTATCTATGGAGGAGTAGGTTTAGGCAAAACCCATTTAATGCATGCAATAGGGCACTTTATCAATAAACATCAAAGTGGCTACAAAATAATGTACGTTACGTCAGAAACGTTTACAAACGAGTTAGTTAACTCCATAAAAGACGACAAAAATGAAGAATTTAGAAACAAGTACAGAAATATTGATGTTCTTCTAATAGATGATATTCAATTTATAGCCAAAAAAGAACGAACTCAAGAAGAATTTTTCCATACTTTTAACACCCTTTACGAAGCCAACAAGCAAATAGTTATTTCCAGTGACAGACCACCAAAAGAAATTCCAACTTTAGAAGAAAGGCTAAGGTCAAGGTTTGAGTGGGGTTTAATCGCGGATATACAGCCACCAGATTATGAGACAAGAATTGCAATACTTAAGAAAAAGGCTCAAACAGAAAATCTAAATATACCCGACGAAGTTTTAGCTTATGTGGCAGAAAAAATTCAATCAAATATAAGAGAGTTAGAAGGAGCATTAATAAGAATCGTAGCTTTTTCAAATCTTACAAAAGCCAATATAGACTTAGAATTAGCTAAGCATGCCTTAAAGGAAATTGTATCTAATAAAACGAGAGAAATAACTGTAAAACTCATACAGGAAGAAGTTTGCAAGTACTATAACATAAAACTAGAAGATTTCAGGTCCCGCAAGAGAACAAAAAACATAGCTTATCCGCGACAAATCGCCATGTACTTAGCAAGAGAACTGACAGATTTATCTCTTCCAAAAATAGGAGAAGAATTTGGAAAAGACCATACTACTGTAATACATGCTTATGAAAAAATTTCTAATGAAATAAAACAAGATGAACTTCTCTCAAGGCAGATTGAGGAACTTAAAAAGAGGATAAAAGGTTATTGA
- the dnaN gene encoding DNA polymerase III subunit beta, with amino-acid sequence MKFVCDKNSLFEGVNIAIRGVSSRTTLPILQGIKISALKGQVKFSGTDLDIGIECQIPAVIEEEGEIVVPAKIFSELVRKLPEGDVKIESDSQNTVNVVCDSINFTIAGSDAVEFPEIPLVSKENSFKLTQNILKDLIRKTVFCIAQEQTRPILTGVLFEVFQTEVKAVALDGFRMAIYSYQSEEKFFDEDIEKYSIVIPGKTLEEIYRILKDEETEIEIYHTANQVLFQIENTKVISRLLEGSFINYNAVLPKDYKTEVVVKREVLTESIERASLIAESKNNLIKFEIGDKFITVSSNSEKGKMIEKIEVDVKGMFLEIAFNSRYLLDSLRAIDEEEITLYFINSINPLIIKPIGSKDYLYMILPVKLN; translated from the coding sequence ATGAAATTTGTGTGTGATAAAAATTCATTATTTGAAGGAGTAAATATTGCAATAAGGGGGGTATCTTCCCGCACTACTCTTCCTATTCTTCAAGGTATAAAAATTTCGGCTTTGAAAGGTCAAGTCAAATTTTCAGGAACTGATCTGGACATAGGAATAGAGTGTCAAATTCCTGCAGTGATAGAAGAAGAGGGAGAAATAGTAGTACCTGCAAAAATTTTCTCAGAATTAGTTCGTAAATTGCCTGAGGGAGATGTAAAAATAGAAAGTGATTCTCAAAACACGGTAAATGTAGTTTGCGATAGTATAAATTTCACTATTGCAGGAAGTGACGCTGTAGAGTTTCCTGAAATCCCTCTAGTATCTAAAGAAAATTCTTTTAAGTTGACGCAAAATATTCTAAAAGACTTAATAAGAAAAACAGTCTTTTGTATTGCCCAGGAGCAAACAAGACCTATTTTGACAGGTGTTCTATTTGAAGTGTTTCAAACTGAAGTTAAAGCAGTAGCTTTAGATGGATTTAGAATGGCTATATATTCTTATCAGAGTGAGGAAAAATTCTTTGACGAGGATATAGAAAAATATTCTATAGTAATTCCAGGTAAAACTTTAGAAGAGATATACAGAATCTTAAAAGATGAGGAAACAGAGATAGAGATATACCACACTGCTAATCAAGTGTTATTCCAAATTGAAAATACAAAGGTAATATCGAGGCTTTTAGAAGGAAGCTTTATAAACTACAATGCTGTTTTACCAAAGGATTATAAGACTGAAGTGGTAGTCAAAAGAGAAGTTTTAACTGAAAGTATTGAAAGAGCTTCACTAATTGCAGAAAGCAAAAATAATTTGATTAAGTTTGAGATTGGTGATAAATTTATTACTGTCTCTTCTAATTCTGAAAAGGGCAAGATGATAGAAAAAATAGAAGTTGATGTAAAAGGAATGTTTCTTGAGATCGCTTTTAACTCAAGATATTTATTAGATTCTTTAAGAGCCATCGATGAAGAAGAAATAACGCTTTATTTCATAAATAGTATAAATCCGTTAATAATAAAACCTATAGGAAGTAAAGATTATCTTTATATGATACTTCCTGTAAAGCTCAATTGA
- the yaaA gene encoding S4 domain-containing protein YaaA has product MIEVPIETEYITLGQFLKYMKICQTGGQAKQFILEGKVKVNGAIELKRGKKLHKNDIIEVDGKTYIIK; this is encoded by the coding sequence ATGATAGAAGTGCCTATAGAGACGGAATATATTACCTTAGGGCAATTTTTAAAGTATATGAAAATATGTCAAACTGGAGGACAAGCAAAGCAATTTATTTTAGAAGGAAAAGTTAAAGTAAATGGCGCAATAGAATTAAAAAGAGGTAAAAAACTTCACAAAAATGATATAATTGAGGTAGATGGTAAAACTTATATCATAAAGTGA
- the recF gene encoding DNA replication/repair protein RecF (All proteins in this family for which functions are known are DNA-binding proteins that assist the filamentation of RecA onto DNA for the initiation of recombination or recombinational repair.), producing MYVKELFVDNFRNLQKQKIEFCEGINIFYGLNAQGKSNLLESIRLLSMGRSFRGSKTTELIKFGEDYFYVKAIICQENNDKKIEFGYKKNENKVIKVNGNKIKSTSELLGQLLTVIFSPEDLNIIKEGPSHRRKYLDSCISVVEKNYLYNLMQYNKILMNRNKLLKSIKEGKSKSILEIFDDQLVEYGAKIIVMRQNYLKNVEINIKKFLLEISNETAEIVYLNSVGLKDASDEEIVKKRLKEKLSKNIDVDLRYFTTQVGPHREDFKIIINGYDSRVYSSQGQQRTAALCLKLSEFEILKKETSEKPVLLLDDVMSELDENRKKYVLERLKGFQTFITHTTKRYLKGDCYFKISNGVVIKE from the coding sequence TTGTATGTGAAGGAGCTATTTGTCGACAATTTTAGAAATTTACAAAAGCAAAAAATAGAATTTTGCGAAGGAATAAATATATTTTATGGTTTAAATGCACAAGGAAAGAGCAATTTATTAGAAAGTATTAGGCTTTTAAGTATGGGAAGGTCTTTTAGAGGGAGCAAAACGACAGAACTAATAAAATTTGGAGAAGATTATTTTTATGTAAAAGCAATAATTTGTCAAGAAAATAACGATAAAAAAATAGAATTTGGATACAAGAAAAATGAAAATAAAGTCATTAAAGTAAATGGCAATAAAATAAAGTCGACTTCCGAACTTTTAGGTCAACTTTTGACAGTCATTTTTTCTCCTGAAGATTTAAACATAATAAAAGAAGGACCTTCCCATCGCAGAAAATATCTGGATTCTTGTATATCTGTTGTTGAAAAGAATTATCTTTATAACCTCATGCAATATAACAAAATACTAATGAATAGAAATAAACTATTAAAGAGCATAAAAGAAGGGAAAAGTAAAAGTATACTAGAAATTTTTGATGACCAATTAGTAGAATACGGGGCAAAAATAATTGTGATGAGACAAAATTATTTAAAAAACGTAGAAATTAATATAAAAAAATTTTTACTTGAAATTTCCAATGAGACAGCAGAAATTGTCTACCTAAATAGTGTAGGACTTAAAGATGCTTCAGATGAAGAAATAGTTAAAAAAAGATTAAAAGAAAAACTATCAAAGAATATAGATGTGGATTTAAGGTATTTTACAACACAAGTTGGGCCTCATAGGGAAGATTTTAAAATTATTATAAACGGCTATGATTCAAGAGTATATTCTTCTCAAGGTCAACAGCGAACAGCGGCTTTATGCCTTAAATTATCAGAGTTTGAAATTTTAAAAAAGGAGACTAGTGAAAAACCAGTACTGCTTTTAGATGACGTAATGTCAGAATTAGATGAAAATAGAAAAAAATATGTCCTAGAAAGATTAAAAGGTTTTCAGACTTTTATAACCCATACTACAAAAAGATATTTAAAAGGAGATTGTTATTTTAAGATATCTAATGGGGTTGTTATTAAAGAATAG
- the remB gene encoding extracellular matrix regulator RemB: protein MYVHLGGNVVVPDKDIIAIFDMSVVTTSEATVQFLKIAEEEGFVVRISDEKPKSFIITERDKRSIIYLSPISAFTLIRRTQKIED, encoded by the coding sequence ATGTATGTCCATTTAGGCGGCAACGTGGTAGTTCCTGACAAAGACATTATAGCTATTTTTGACATGAGTGTTGTAACTACTTCGGAGGCTACTGTGCAATTTTTAAAAATAGCGGAAGAAGAAGGATTTGTGGTCAGAATTTCTGACGAAAAGCCAAAGTCTTTTATAATCACAGAAAGGGATAAGAGGAGTATTATTTATTTATCACCAATTTCTGCTTTTACCCTTATAAGAAGGACACAAAAAATAGAGGATTAG
- a CDS encoding glycoside hydrolase family 31 protein: MYQKTSEGIVVRNEGKKLELRVLGDKIINVFVSDKEEKRKDTIAIERKEYDIPEFSVRKELESILIETDSLKVKINKNDLSVSFLDKNENIINEDYNGGVKFSETDVRCYKKLREDHFYGFGEKAGYLDKKGERLEMWNTDEFMTHNQTTKLLYESYPFFIGMNDYHTYGIFLDNSFRSFFDMGQESQEYYYFGAYGGQMNYYFIYGEDIKEVVEDYTYLTGRINLPPLWALGNQQSRYSYTPQERVLEIAKTFREKDIPCDVIYLDIDYMEGYRVFTWNKDTFKNYKEMLKQLKEMGFKVVTIVDPGVKRDYDYHVYREGIEEDYFVKDKYGITYVGKVWPGEACFPDFLQEEVRYWWGEKHREFIKDGIDGIWNDMNEPAVFETPTKTMPEDNIHILDGEKVLHKEAHNVYANYMAMATRDGLLRIRPNERPFVLTRAAFSGIQRYAAMWTGDNRSLYEHLLMMMPMLINIGLSGQPFAGADVGGFEGDCHEELFIRWIEAATFTPFLRVHSAIGTKDQEPWSFGKRCEDISRKYIKMRYEILPYLYDLFYIASQKGYPIMRPLVFEYQEDENTHKIYDEFLLGDNLLVAPIYLPSKEKREVYLPKGIWYDYWTGKEFKGESYYLVDAPIDIIPLFVKEGGILLKREPQSFVEEKEIKEIIVEIYRGEEGHYLHYEDDGKSFDYTKGVYNLFDISFCYKEGRMDIKFDKIHFGYDKGVKKYKFIFKNFGDIKEIKINGEKVGKENCEIEL, encoded by the coding sequence TTGTATCAAAAAACATCAGAAGGAATTGTTGTGAGAAATGAAGGAAAGAAGTTAGAGCTTAGAGTATTAGGTGATAAAATTATTAACGTTTTTGTAAGTGATAAAGAGGAAAAAAGAAAGGATACAATTGCGATAGAAAGGAAAGAATACGATATTCCTGAGTTCAGTGTAAGAAAAGAATTAGAAAGTATATTAATTGAAACTGATTCTTTAAAAGTAAAAATAAATAAAAATGACCTTTCTGTGAGTTTCTTAGATAAAAATGAAAATATAATTAATGAGGATTACAATGGAGGAGTAAAATTTAGTGAAACAGATGTTAGATGCTATAAAAAGTTAAGAGAAGACCATTTTTACGGTTTTGGAGAAAAAGCAGGATATCTCGACAAAAAAGGCGAAAGGTTAGAGATGTGGAATACAGATGAATTTATGACTCACAACCAGACTACAAAACTTTTATATGAGTCTTACCCTTTTTTCATAGGAATGAACGATTATCACACTTATGGAATATTTTTAGACAATAGCTTTAGGTCTTTTTTTGATATGGGACAGGAAAGCCAAGAATACTATTATTTTGGGGCCTATGGAGGTCAAATGAATTATTACTTTATTTATGGAGAAGACATAAAAGAGGTTGTAGAGGATTATACATATCTCACTGGAAGGATAAATCTTCCACCTTTATGGGCATTGGGAAATCAGCAGAGCAGGTACAGCTATACTCCACAAGAGAGAGTACTGGAGATTGCAAAAACTTTTAGAGAAAAAGATATTCCTTGTGACGTGATATATCTCGATATAGATTACATGGAAGGATATAGAGTTTTCACATGGAATAAAGATACATTTAAAAATTATAAGGAAATGCTAAAGCAGCTTAAAGAAATGGGATTTAAAGTAGTGACGATTGTAGATCCAGGAGTTAAGAGGGATTACGACTACCATGTTTACAGAGAAGGAATTGAGGAGGATTATTTTGTAAAGGATAAGTATGGTATAACCTATGTTGGAAAAGTATGGCCAGGGGAAGCTTGTTTTCCTGACTTTTTACAAGAAGAAGTGAGATATTGGTGGGGAGAAAAGCACAGAGAATTTATAAAGGATGGAATTGATGGTATATGGAATGATATGAATGAGCCAGCTGTGTTTGAAACTCCTACTAAAACTATGCCAGAGGATAATATTCATATTTTAGATGGAGAAAAGGTACTTCACAAAGAAGCCCATAACGTTTATGCTAATTATATGGCTATGGCCACAAGAGATGGTTTACTAAGGATAAGACCTAATGAAAGGCCTTTTGTGTTGACAAGAGCTGCTTTTTCAGGAATACAAAGGTATGCGGCAATGTGGACAGGAGACAACAGAAGCTTGTACGAACACCTTCTTATGATGATGCCTATGTTGATAAATATTGGGCTTTCTGGACAACCGTTTGCAGGAGCCGATGTAGGGGGATTTGAGGGAGATTGTCACGAAGAACTTTTTATAAGGTGGATAGAGGCAGCTACCTTTACTCCCTTTTTAAGAGTGCATTCTGCAATAGGTACTAAAGACCAAGAGCCATGGTCTTTCGGAAAAAGGTGTGAGGATATATCGCGAAAGTACATAAAAATGAGATATGAGATTTTACCTTACTTATACGATTTGTTTTACATCGCCTCCCAAAAAGGTTATCCTATAATGAGGCCATTGGTTTTTGAGTATCAAGAAGATGAAAATACTCATAAAATATACGATGAATTTCTGTTAGGAGATAATTTATTGGTTGCGCCTATATACTTACCTTCTAAAGAAAAAAGAGAAGTGTATTTGCCAAAAGGAATATGGTATGATTACTGGACTGGAAAAGAATTTAAAGGAGAAAGCTATTATCTTGTGGATGCTCCTATAGATATAATACCTCTTTTTGTAAAAGAAGGAGGAATATTATTAAAGCGTGAGCCTCAGTCCTTTGTAGAAGAAAAGGAAATAAAAGAGATAATAGTGGAAATTTATAGAGGAGAAGAAGGGCATTATCTCCATTATGAAGACGATGGAAAGTCCTTTGATTATACTAAAGGGGTTTATAACCTCTTCGATATAAGTTTTTGTTATAAAGAAGGAAGGATGGATATAAAATTTGATAAAATTCACTTTGGCTATGACAAAGGAGTTAAAAAGTATAAATTTATATTTAAAAATTTTGGTGATATTAAAGAGATTAAGATAAATGGTGAAAAAGTTGGGAAGGAAAATTGTGAAATTGAATTATAA
- a CDS encoding type 1 glutamine amidotransferase: MKLVIGHMYPDLLNLYGDLGNILTLKRRCEWRNIETKVKPITVDSNTNFADIDILFLGGGSDREQKIVSDDLTIKKGKNLKAAIEDGLTVLGICGGYQLLGNYYQTSKGDKLKGVGVLDVWTVAGTKRMIGNVVIEANINEKNFKMVGFENHSGKTYLGKSNPLGKIIIGSGNNGEDKTEGCIYKNVYGTYLHGPVLPKNPEFADILIETALKRKYGKVELTPLDDSLEQQAKQSLIERFVKK, from the coding sequence ATGAAACTTGTCATTGGCCATATGTATCCAGACTTATTAAATTTATACGGGGACTTAGGAAATATTTTGACATTAAAAAGAAGATGTGAATGGCGAAACATTGAAACCAAAGTAAAACCAATTACAGTAGATTCCAACACGAATTTTGCTGATATAGATATACTTTTTTTAGGAGGCGGATCTGATAGGGAACAAAAAATTGTAAGCGATGACTTGACAATTAAAAAGGGTAAAAATCTCAAAGCAGCTATTGAAGACGGTTTGACAGTATTAGGTATATGCGGCGGATACCAACTTTTAGGAAATTATTATCAAACCTCAAAAGGTGATAAACTAAAAGGAGTTGGTGTATTAGACGTGTGGACTGTCGCGGGTACCAAAAGGATGATAGGAAATGTGGTAATTGAAGCAAATATAAATGAAAAAAACTTTAAAATGGTGGGCTTTGAAAATCATTCTGGAAAAACCTATCTCGGAAAATCTAATCCTTTAGGGAAAATAATAATTGGAAGTGGAAATAACGGAGAAGATAAAACAGAAGGATGTATTTATAAAAATGTGTATGGAACATATCTCCATGGCCCAGTACTTCCTAAAAATCCTGAATTTGCAGATATTTTAATTGAAACTGCTTTAAAGAGAAAATATGGAAAAGTAGAATTAACTCCTTTGGATGACTCCTTAGAACAACAAGCTAAACAATCTTTAATAGAAAGATTTGTAAAAAAATAG
- a CDS encoding Mur ligase family protein → MKFLSVNLGKLVNISCKITGKDGTSLPGKIALKSDSKLIKKLIEPIKDNKVIITGTNGKTTTSGLIAHILTTSGKSVVHNKEGANMKTGIATTLIKNSNFLGNLIKDAAVFEIDEANMPIVIEDIKPNIVIITNFFRDQLDRYGELDTTVEKVKKALLKLPQESIVLLNADEPFTASIGDEIKSKVFYYGIEDNIEGINSSSFEQKYCPICGHKYEYRRIYYGQLGDYYCPNCGKKRPNSHFKATNIFLNEDGINFNLYYKDKIFTVKSRLIGLYNVYNLLAAISAGILLNIDFNTILKATESYWPIEGRLQKTKIKNKKAIINLIKNPIGFESTLNMLSQFNKPLNLLISINDNYADGRDVSWLWDVNLEDFLSKTKVNYIITSGLRAEDMAVRLKYANFDINKIKVINSIDKALDTISELTKEELIAVLPNYTSLYDVNKYLNSQEDKK, encoded by the coding sequence GTGAAATTTTTAAGTGTCAACTTAGGTAAACTTGTGAATATATCTTGTAAAATAACGGGAAAAGATGGAACATCTTTACCTGGAAAAATAGCTCTTAAATCTGATTCTAAATTAATAAAAAAGTTAATTGAGCCTATAAAAGATAATAAAGTAATAATAACAGGTACAAATGGCAAAACTACAACTTCCGGATTAATAGCCCATATTTTGACCACTTCTGGGAAAAGTGTTGTACACAACAAAGAAGGAGCAAATATGAAAACTGGAATTGCGACTACTTTGATAAAAAACAGCAATTTTTTAGGAAATTTAATAAAAGATGCAGCCGTTTTTGAAATAGATGAAGCAAACATGCCAATTGTAATAGAAGATATAAAACCTAATATAGTAATAATAACTAACTTTTTTAGAGACCAATTAGACAGATATGGAGAATTAGATACAACAGTAGAAAAAGTAAAAAAAGCTCTATTAAAACTGCCACAAGAATCTATAGTATTACTAAACGCTGATGAACCTTTTACAGCTTCAATAGGAGATGAGATAAAATCGAAAGTCTTTTACTATGGAATTGAAGACAACATTGAAGGAATTAACTCCTCTTCTTTTGAACAAAAATACTGTCCAATTTGTGGCCACAAATATGAATATAGAAGAATATATTACGGGCAACTGGGAGACTATTACTGCCCCAATTGTGGCAAAAAACGTCCAAATTCTCATTTTAAAGCTACTAATATATTTTTAAATGAAGATGGAATAAATTTTAATCTATACTATAAAGATAAAATTTTTACAGTTAAAAGTAGATTAATAGGCTTATACAATGTGTATAATTTATTAGCAGCTATATCTGCTGGCATTTTGTTGAACATAGACTTTAACACTATATTAAAAGCAACAGAAAGCTATTGGCCAATAGAAGGAAGATTACAAAAAACTAAAATAAAAAACAAAAAAGCGATAATAAATTTAATTAAAAACCCCATCGGTTTTGAAAGCACTTTAAATATGCTATCTCAATTTAATAAACCTCTAAACCTTTTAATCTCTATAAATGATAACTACGCAGATGGAAGAGATGTATCTTGGTTGTGGGACGTAAACTTAGAAGACTTTTTATCAAAAACAAAGGTAAATTATATAATAACTTCTGGTTTAAGAGCTGAGGACATGGCAGTAAGACTGAAATATGCAAACTTTGATATTAATAAAATAAAAGTCATAAACTCTATAGATAAAGCTCTTGATACAATATCTGAACTAACTAAGGAAGAATTAATAGCAGTACTTCCAAATTACACTTCCCTTTATGATGTAAATAAATACTTAAACTCACAGGAGGACAAAAAATGA
- the gyrB gene encoding DNA topoisomerase (ATP-hydrolyzing) subunit B produces the protein MAKDETYTASQIQILEGLEAVRKRPGMYIGSTGSRGLHHLVYEVVDNSIDEALAGYCKNIVVTIHKDNSITVEDDGRGIPTDIHPKVRKPAVEVALTMLHAGGKFNNDAYKVSGGLHGVGVSVVNALSEKLEVIVKQHGKIYRQRYERGVPKTDLEVIGETEETGTTITFKPDKEIFEETVFDYDVLAQRLRELAFLNKGINIKLIDERDGKEEVFNYEGGIISFVKYLNRNKEVLHEEPIYMEAKNSDYEVEVCMQYNDSYTENIFSFANNIDTREGGTHLVGFKAALTKVINDYARKYGIIKDNEKNLQGEDVREGLTAIVSVKLKNPQFEGQTKTKLGNSEMRSIVENVVTEKLSAFLEENPSVAKVIVEKATQAARAREAARKARELTRRKSALENTTLPGKLADCSEKDPSKCELFLVEGDSAGGSAKSGRNSRFQAILPLRGKILNVEKARLDKILSNEEIRAMITALGTGIGDEFDISKLRYHKVVIMTDADVDGSHIRTLLLTFFYRFMRPLIENGNVYIAQPPLYKITKGKKVYYAYSDRELDRILNEIGRENYTVQRYKGLGEMNADQLWDTTMDPEKRTMLKVTLEDAIAADEIFTILMGDKVEPRREFIEKHAKTVRNLDI, from the coding sequence ATGGCAAAGGATGAAACTTATACTGCGAGTCAAATACAAATATTAGAGGGTTTAGAAGCGGTAAGAAAAAGGCCAGGAATGTATATAGGTTCTACTGGTAGCAGAGGACTGCATCATTTAGTATACGAGGTAGTCGATAATAGTATAGATGAAGCATTGGCCGGTTATTGCAAAAATATAGTAGTTACTATACACAAAGATAATTCTATAACGGTTGAAGACGACGGAAGGGGTATTCCTACAGATATTCACCCAAAAGTTAGAAAACCAGCTGTAGAAGTAGCTTTAACAATGTTACATGCAGGTGGAAAATTTAATAATGACGCTTACAAAGTTTCTGGAGGATTGCACGGAGTAGGTGTTTCTGTTGTAAATGCATTATCTGAAAAATTAGAAGTTATTGTAAAACAACATGGGAAAATTTATAGGCAAAGATATGAAAGAGGAGTGCCAAAAACTGATTTAGAGGTTATTGGAGAGACAGAAGAGACAGGTACAACTATTACTTTTAAGCCGGATAAGGAGATTTTTGAAGAAACTGTATTCGACTATGATGTATTAGCTCAAAGATTGAGAGAATTAGCATTTTTAAATAAAGGTATAAATATCAAGCTTATAGACGAAAGAGACGGAAAAGAAGAGGTCTTTAATTACGAAGGTGGAATTATATCTTTTGTAAAGTATTTAAATAGAAATAAAGAAGTCCTCCATGAAGAGCCAATATACATGGAAGCGAAAAATAGCGACTATGAAGTAGAGGTTTGCATGCAGTATAATGACAGTTATACTGAAAATATCTTTAGTTTTGCTAATAATATTGATACTAGAGAAGGTGGTACTCATCTAGTAGGCTTTAAAGCAGCTTTGACTAAAGTCATTAATGATTACGCAAGAAAATACGGGATTATAAAAGATAACGAGAAAAATTTACAGGGTGAAGATGTAAGAGAAGGACTTACAGCTATTGTAAGTGTAAAATTAAAAAATCCACAGTTTGAAGGACAGACTAAAACAAAATTAGGAAATTCTGAAATGAGGTCTATTGTAGAAAATGTAGTAACAGAAAAACTCTCGGCTTTTTTAGAAGAAAATCCCTCAGTTGCAAAAGTTATAGTAGAAAAAGCTACTCAAGCAGCAAGGGCAAGGGAAGCTGCGAGAAAAGCCAGAGAGCTTACCAGAAGAAAGTCTGCTCTTGAGAATACTACTTTGCCAGGTAAACTTGCCGACTGCTCGGAGAAAGACCCTTCTAAATGTGAGCTTTTCTTGGTAGAGGGTGACTCTGCAGGAGGTTCTGCTAAATCAGGTAGAAACAGTAGATTCCAAGCGATACTTCCACTCCGAGGAAAAATTTTAAATGTGGAGAAGGCAAGACTTGACAAGATATTGTCTAATGAAGAGATAAGAGCAATGATAACTGCTTTAGGTACTGGCATAGGAGATGAATTTGATATAAGTAAGTTAAGGTACCACAAAGTAGTCATAATGACAGATGCGGACGTAGATGGAAGTCATATTAGGACACTGCTTTTAACATTTTTCTATAGGTTTATGAGACCTTTAATTGAAAATGGAAATGTGTACATTGCTCAACCGCCTTTATATAAAATTACAAAAGGCAAAAAGGTGTATTATGCTTACTCGGATAGAGAATTAGACAGGATTTTAAATGAAATTGGAAGGGAAAATTATACTGTTCAAAGGTATAAAGGTCTTGGAGAAATGAATGCTGACCAGTTATGGGATACAACTATGGATCCAGAGAAGAGGACGATGCTTAAAGTTACATTAGAGGATGCGATAGCTGCAGATGAAATTTTCACCATTTTAATGGGGGACAAAGTCGAACCAAGAAGGGAATTTATAGAAAAGCACGCAAAAACAGTTAGAAATTTAGACATATAA